The region TTCTTTTTAGGAATATTCTGTGAAAATAACGGTGGTATCGAGTTCGACACGGATTTGATGAGAAGGCTGGCGGCAAAAGGTGTCTCATTATCTTTGGATATTTACGGAAGCACATAGCCCCGTAGCGTGGGCACATTATCTGTAGAAGTCACGATCTGATCTGACACCTGACTTGAAAAAGTGAGGGTTACCGGTTTTGATTGAAGTGCGAACTTTAATCAAAACCAACTCAAGAGGTAACCCTCATGCTACATAACTCGTAACGTGGGCTGTGAGATGCGGTAGGTTGGCGCTGAACGCTTTTTGTGAAGCCCAACTTAACAGCCCTGCATAGCGTGGATGGTTGACGTGTCCCATGAATTGCTGCGCCGTGACGCCTCACCATCATTCAGAGAACCATCATTGATGGCAGCCCGCGTAGGATGCGGTGAATGCAATGAACCGCATCGATCGCGAAGGACACGATTGATGGGAATTAGGGCCAGGTTCAACTTCATCCTGTTATCCTACCGGAATAACCGATGCAAACAAGGTGAGAAGGGTGATGCGCGACCTTAACCAGAACTTTGCACCCAACGCCGTTCGTCGGTCACAAAGCATCGACTTCAGCCCCGGCGGCCTGCTCAATAAATTCAAAGACAGCCACGGCAACGAAATCAACTACGTCTACGATGCCGCAGGCAGACTCGCCAGTCTGGGCCCCCCACTACGGCACCGTTTCTTATCGCTACGACGCCGGTGGCCGGCTGCTGGAAAAATGGTTACCCAACGGCGTCACCGCCCATTACATCTGGAACGCCGATTTTACCCTAGCCAGTTGCACCATACTATTTCTACGACGCATACGCCAATCGCCGCCAGTAGATCGAGACACCATCCGCCCCTCACCTACGACTACGACAGCCGCAACCCGCATCACCCAGATGAGCAATCTGTTTGAATTCAGTGGTGCCAGCCAAAATGGAAAAGGAGCATAGTCATCTTACAAAAACACTAGTAGTGACCGGCCTGGAAGATGGGTAACAAAAAAGTCTGAGGACATGGGTTACAGGTTTCGATCACGAAAGTACTTAAACGACTGCTTTCCACAACTGTGGCCGTCTCCTATGGGGTCGAGAGCGGAAACTAAGGTTCGAAAGAGATAACCTTTTGTGTTTTCGTGCAGTCATTACAGCCAAGAAACAAAAAACCCGCCAATGGCGGGTTTCTCGTTTTTAACCTGAAGCACGAAAGCCTTACTTGATCTTGGCTTCTTTATAGACAACATGCTTGCGGACGACGGGATCGAATTTCATGATCTCCATCTTCTCGGGCTTGGTCCGTTTGTTCTTGGTGGTGGTGTAGAAGTGGCCGGTTTCGGCACTGGACACCAGTTTGATCTTTTCGCGTGCGCTCTTCGCCATGGGTTATCTCCTTAAATGCTTTCGCCGCGGGCGCGGATGCCGTCGAGCACGGTTTTGATACCTTGCTTGTCGATGATGCGCAGGCCGTGGTTAGAAACACACAGTTTGATAAAGCGGCCTTCTTCTTCAACCCAGAAACGGTGGGTATGAAGGTTGGGTAGGAAGCGGCGCTTGGTTTTGTTATTGGCGTGGGAAACGTTGTTTCCAACCTGGGGGCGCTTGCCCGTGACCTGACAGATTCTCGACATGGACCTTCTCCAACAAAATCTTTTTAAATAGCCACGTACTCCCGTGGCGGGGAAAGCGCGAATTTATACCAGATTTAGACGGGGCGAGCAAGTTTGATATTTATTTGGACCCACCCTCGGCAACTGCTCCTGCGTTGTCCTACCTCGTGCATCCATGCACTCGCACCCCTTGCGGCACCCCTCCTCGCGCGCGAGGAGGGGATAAGCGCATCGGTTCGGTTGTGTCGCCTGCGGCGACGGCTTGGTGGGTTACGCCAGCCTTGCTGGCTAACCCACCCTACATATAATTCAATGAGTTACATCAAGCCCCGCTCGGCGAGAGAAGTTGCGGGGCCGTCGCCGATGATCAGGTGATCCAGCACCCGAATGTCGACCAAGGCCAGCGCCTCTTTGAGGCGGCGGGTGAGGCTGAGGTCGGCTTGGCTGGGTTCGGCTACGCCAGAGGGGTGGTTGTGGGCAAGGATGACGGCAGAGGCGTTGTGGCTGAGGGCTTTCTTCACCACTTCGCGCGGATGGACGCTGGCGCCGTCGAGGGTGCCGAAGAATAGCTCTTCGAAACGGATCACCCGCAGGCGGGTGTCGAGAAACAGGCAGGCGAAGACTTCGTGCGGGTAGTGGCGGAGCTTGGCGCTGAGGTAGCGGCGCGTGTCTTCCGGGTTGCTGAGGGCGTCGCCGCGCTGCAGGGTCTCGCCGAGGTGACGGCGAGCCATTTCCATCGTGGCTTGCAGCTGCGCGTACTTGGCATCGCCGAGGCCTTTGGCGCGGCAGAAACCCTTGCGGTCGGCTTCGAGCAGGGCACGCAGGCCACCGTATTCGTCGAGCAGGTCGCGGGCGAGGTCGACGGCGGTCTTGCCGGGGATGCCGGTGCGCAAGAAAATCGCGAGCAGTTCAGCATCGGAAAGTGAGCTGGGACCACGCTCCAGCAGTTTTTCACGGGGACGTTCGGCGTCCGGCCAGTCGGTGATGGGCATTTCCTTGCCTTTTTCGTTTCGATTATGGTCCGGCAATGGTATTTTATTGAGCTTGGATTGGCGAGTAGGGGGGGCTTATTTTTGTCTGAGATCAGTACCCAAGGCGTGAGCGGGCGACGCATCCTGATTGGGGTGAGCGGCGGCGTTGCGGCGTACAAGAGTGCCGAGCTGGTGCGCCGTTTGCGCCAGGCCGGGGCTGAGGTGCGGGTGATGATGACGCCGTCGGCGATGCAGTTCATCACGCCGCTGACCTTGCAGGCGCTGTCCGGCAAGCCGGTGCATACCCAATTGCTGGACCCGGCGGCCGAGGCGGGAATGGGCCATATCGAGCTGGCGCGCTGGGCGGAGGCGATTTTGATCGTGCCCGCGACGGCGAATGTCATCGCCCGGTTGGCGCAGGGCATGGCCGATGATTTGCTGACCACGGTGTGTCTGGCGAGCGAGGTACCGTTATTAGTAGCGCCGGCGATGAATCGCGTGATGTGGGATCACCCGGCGACACGGGCCAATTGCGCGACTCTGCAACAGCGTGGCGTGCGGCTACTTGGCCCGGCGGCGGGTGAACAGGCCTGCGGCGAGATAGGCATGGGCCGGATGCTGGAGCCGGAACAATTGCTGCAGGCATTGGCGGCATTGTGGCAACACGGGCCGCTGGCCGGATTGAAGGTGGTGGTGACTGCCGGGCCGACGCGCGAGGCGATCGACCCCGTGCGTTTTATCAGCAACCGCAGTTCCGGCAAGATGGGCTATGCGGTGGCTGCCGCAGCAGCGGCGGCGGGTGCCGATGTGGTGTTGGTGTCGGGGCCGACGGCTTTGCCAGTGCCGGAGGGCGTGCGTCGTGTGGCGGTAGAAACAGCGGCGCAGATGCACGATGCGGTGTTGGCCGAGATTGCAGGCAGCGCGATTTTTATTGCGGCAGCGGCGGTGGCAGATTATCGGCCACAGCAGGTTGCCGAGAACAAGATCAAAAAACAAACTGGCGAGATGCAATTGGCATTGGCGCCGACGGTGGATATCGTCAGCGCCGTGGCACAATCGGCAGTACGCCCAAGTTTTGTGGTTGGCTTCGCGGCAGAAACTAATGAATTGGAAAAACATGCGCGCGACAAATTAACGCGCAAGAAACTTGATCTGGTCGCGGCCAACTGGGTGGGCGGTGAGACCGGTTTTGATTCCGAGCATAATGCGTTAGAGATTTTTTGGAATGGCGGTCAACGCCGTATCGAACGCGCGGACAAACAAACCGTGGCGCGGGAATTAATCACAGTCATTGCAGAGAGATATCATGTCAAAAATCCAAGTAAAAATTCTTGATTCACGAATTGGTAAAGAGTTGCCGTTGCCGCAATACGCCACGGGCGGTTCGGCAGGGATGGACTTGCGTGCCTGTGTTGAAGCGCCATTGATACTGAACCCGGGTGAATGTCAGTTGATCCCGACCGGTATCGCGATTCATATCGGTGATCCAGGTCTGGCGGCGGTGTTATTGCCGCGTTCGGGATTGGGGCATAAAAACGGTATCGTGCTCGGCAATCTCGTCGGCTTGATCGATTCCGATTATCAAGGACAGTTGATGGTGTCATGCTGGAATCGCGGCAAGGAACCGTTCACTGTGAATATTGGTGAGCGCATTGCGCAAATGGTGTTTGTGCCGGTGGTGCAGGCAGCCTTTGAAGTTGTCGATGATTTCGAGAGCAGTCAACGCGGTGTGGGTGGGTTTGGACACACTGGGCGTCATTAACAAAAGGCATGTTATTAATGTGAATTCATGTTCCGCATAAAAATAAGGATGCTATCGCAGTTGAAGAAACGAATGATATGTCTATAGGAAAGTGCAGCGGGTTGTCGCAGGAAATATTTCTCGCCTATGACATTCGAGGTGTTGTTGGTAAGACGCTGACTCCGGAGATTGTCTACGACATCGGTCGTGCAATTGGTAGCGAAGCATGGAAGCGAGGCGAACAAACGCTGGTGGTGGGGCGTGATGGCCGCCTGTCGAGCCCACAATTGGCGGATGCCCTGATCGCAGGTTTGCGCGCCAGTGGCCGCAATGTGATCAATCTGGGGCAGGCGCCGACGCCGTTGCTTTACTTTGCAACGCATTATTTGAGTGCCCGTTCCGGGGTGATGGTCACGGGTAGTCACAATCCGGCAGACTACAATGGGCTGAAGGTGGTACTTAAGGGCGACACGCTGACAGAGGATGACATTCAAGGCCTGTATCAACGCATTGTTAAGAAAGATTTTACCGAAGGCGCTGGAAATTTAAGTGCCCAAAATTTGGTGGCCGATTATATTGCCCGCGTCTGTGCCGATGTGCATTTGCAACGGCCGCTGAAGGTGGTGGTCGATTGCGGTAACGGCGTGTCAGGGGAGCTGGCACTCGCATTGTTGCGCAATCTTGGATGTGAGGTGATTGCCCTTTATTGCGATGTCGACGGCCAGTTTCCGAATCACCATCCTGATCCCAGCCAACCTGAAAATCTGCGTGATTTGATGGCTGCCGTTAAACGCAATCATGTGGATGTCGGGCTTGCCTTTGACGGCGATGGTGATCGCCTGGGTGTTATCGATTCGCGGGGGCAGATTATTTGGCCAGACCGGCAGTTGATGCTGTATGCCATTGAGATTCTAAAATCGAATCCCGGCGCGCAAATTATTTATGATGTGAAATGTAGTCGTAATTTGCAGAGTGTGATTGCCGGGTATGGCGGGCGTCCTTTGATGTGGCGGTCGGGTCATTCTGTATTGAAGGCGAAACTCAAGGAAAGTAAAGCATTGCTGGCCGGCGAAATGAGCGGCCATGTCTTCTTTAATGATCGTTGGTTTGGTTTTGATGACGCCTGTTACACTGCGGCACGTCTGCTTGAGATCTTGAGCGCTTCGGATCGCTCTTCGGCAGAAGTGTTTGCCTTGATTCCGGATGCGATCAGTACGCCAGAGTTGCGGCTGGATCTGGCAGAAGGTGCGCACTATGCTTTCATGGAGCGCTTAAAGAAAGAGGCGAAGTTTCCTGATGCCGAGTTGATCACCATTGATGGCGTGCGCGCAGAGTTTGCCGACGGCTGGGGCTTGGTTCGCGCGTCAAACACGACGCCGTGCCTGACATTACGCTTTGAAGCGGATAACACCGCAGCGTTGGAAAGAATCAAGCAGTTGTTCCGGAAGGTGTTGTCCGGACTGGATTCTTCCCTGAAATTACCGTTTTAATGATTTTATAAGGACGAAGTTATGACACTGGATAAAGCTGCGGCCATGAATGTGGCGCATGTGTTGACGGAGGCATTGCCTTACATACAACGTTTTGCGGGCAAAACCATTGTGATCAAGTACGGTGGCAATGCGATGGTGGATGAGGGGCTTAAACGTGGATTTGCGCGTGATATCGTGTTGATGAAGCTGGTGGGTATCAATCCGGTGG is a window of Gammaproteobacteria bacterium DNA encoding:
- the radC gene encoding DNA repair protein RadC; this encodes MPITDWPDAERPREKLLERGPSSLSDAELLAIFLRTGIPGKTAVDLARDLLDEYGGLRALLEADRKGFCRAKGLGDAKYAQLQATMEMARRHLGETLQRGDALSNPEDTRRYLSAKLRHYPHEVFACLFLDTRLRVIRFEELFFGTLDGASVHPREVVKKALSHNASAVILAHNHPSGVAEPSQADLSLTRRLKEALALVDIRVLDHLIIGDGPATSLAERGLM
- the rpmG gene encoding 50S ribosomal protein L33, giving the protein MAKSAREKIKLVSSAETGHFYTTTKNKRTKPEKMEIMKFDPVVRKHVVYKEAKIK
- a CDS encoding phosphomannomutase/phosphoglucomutase — translated: MSIGKCSGLSQEIFLAYDIRGVVGKTLTPEIVYDIGRAIGSEAWKRGEQTLVVGRDGRLSSPQLADALIAGLRASGRNVINLGQAPTPLLYFATHYLSARSGVMVTGSHNPADYNGLKVVLKGDTLTEDDIQGLYQRIVKKDFTEGAGNLSAQNLVADYIARVCADVHLQRPLKVVVDCGNGVSGELALALLRNLGCEVIALYCDVDGQFPNHHPDPSQPENLRDLMAAVKRNHVDVGLAFDGDGDRLGVIDSRGQIIWPDRQLMLYAIEILKSNPGAQIIYDVKCSRNLQSVIAGYGGRPLMWRSGHSVLKAKLKESKALLAGEMSGHVFFNDRWFGFDDACYTAARLLEILSASDRSSAEVFALIPDAISTPELRLDLAEGAHYAFMERLKKEAKFPDAELITIDGVRAEFADGWGLVRASNTTPCLTLRFEADNTAALERIKQLFRKVLSGLDSSLKLPF
- the coaBC gene encoding bifunctional phosphopantothenoylcysteine decarboxylase/phosphopantothenate--cysteine ligase CoaBC; translation: MVRQWYFIELGLASRGGLFLSEISTQGVSGRRILIGVSGGVAAYKSAELVRRLRQAGAEVRVMMTPSAMQFITPLTLQALSGKPVHTQLLDPAAEAGMGHIELARWAEAILIVPATANVIARLAQGMADDLLTTVCLASEVPLLVAPAMNRVMWDHPATRANCATLQQRGVRLLGPAAGEQACGEIGMGRMLEPEQLLQALAALWQHGPLAGLKVVVTAGPTREAIDPVRFISNRSSGKMGYAVAAAAAAAGADVVLVSGPTALPVPEGVRRVAVETAAQMHDAVLAEIAGSAIFIAAAAVADYRPQQVAENKIKKQTGEMQLALAPTVDIVSAVAQSAVRPSFVVGFAAETNELEKHARDKLTRKKLDLVAANWVGGETGFDSEHNALEIFWNGGQRRIERADKQTVARELITVIAERYHVKNPSKNS
- the rpmB gene encoding 50S ribosomal protein L28 codes for the protein MSRICQVTGKRPQVGNNVSHANNKTKRRFLPNLHTHRFWVEEEGRFIKLCVSNHGLRIIDKQGIKTVLDGIRARGESI
- the dut gene encoding dUTP diphosphatase, giving the protein MSKIQVKILDSRIGKELPLPQYATGGSAGMDLRACVEAPLILNPGECQLIPTGIAIHIGDPGLAAVLLPRSGLGHKNGIVLGNLVGLIDSDYQGQLMVSCWNRGKEPFTVNIGERIAQMVFVPVVQAAFEVVDDFESSQRGVGGFGHTGRH